The following are encoded together in the Chaetodon trifascialis isolate fChaTrf1 chromosome 3, fChaTrf1.hap1, whole genome shotgun sequence genome:
- the pparg gene encoding peroxisome proliferator-activated receptor gamma isoform X2, whose protein sequence is MVDTQQLLAWPVGFSLNAVDLSELDDSSHSLDMKHLSTLDYASISSSTIQSSLSPSLVSCISPGGVTYDPSPPQSEEHLTNMDYTNMHSYRTELDTHNSIKLEPGSPPQFSDSPVFSKIQDDTPAAALNIECRVCGDKASGFHYGVHACEGCKGFFRRTIRLKLVYDHCDLHCRIHKKSRNKCQYCRFQKCLNVGMSHNAIRFGRMPQAEKEKLLAEFSSDIEHMHPEAGDLRALSRHLYEAYLKYFPLTKAKARAILSGKTGDNAPFVIHDMKSLMEGEQFINCRQIPTQDHQQQISDQTAGHGGLTGAHLGPEFSVSEAAELRFFQSCQSRSAEAVREVTEFAKSIPGFIDLDLNDQVTLLKYGVIEILIIMAAPLMNKDGTLISYGQIFMTREFLKSLRKPFCQMMEPKFEFSVKFNTLELDDSDMALFLAVIILSGDRPGLLNVKPIEQLQETVLHSLELQLKLNHPDSLHLFAKLLQKMTDLRQLVANHVHFIQLLKKTEVDMCFHPLLQEIMKDLY, encoded by the exons ATGGTGGACACCCAGCAGCTCCTAGCCTGGCCTGTCGGTTTCAGTCTGAACGCTGTGGACCTGTCAGAGCTGGACGACAGCTCCCACTCCCTCGACATGAAACATTTGTCCACGTTAGACTAcgcctccatctcctcctccacaatcCAgtcctccctgtctccctcgCTGGTATCCTGCATCTCTCCTGGAGGTGTGACCTATGACCCCAGTCCTCCGCAGAGCGAAGAACACCTGACCAACATGGactacacaaacatgcacagctacaggacagagctggacacacaca ACTCGATCAAGCTGGAGCCGGGGTCGCCTCCACAGTTCTCTGACAGTCCAGTGTTCTCCAAGATCCAGGACGATACGCCGGCGGCAGCGCTAAACATCGAGTGTCGCGTGTGTGGAGACAAAGCCTCTGGGTTTCACTATGGCGTCCATGCCTGCGAGGGCTGTAAG GGTTTCTTCAGACGCACTATCAGGTTAAAGTTGGTGTACGATCACTGTGATCTTCACTGTCGCATTCACAAGAAGTCCCGCAACAAATGCCAATACTGTCGCTTCCAGAAGTGCCTCAATGTCGGCATGTCACACAACG CCATTCGTTTTGGCCGGATGCCTcaggcagagaaggagaaactGCTGGCTGAGTTCTCGTCTGACATCGAGCACATGCACCCTGAGGCAGGAGATCTGAGGGCTCTGTCCCGGCATCTGTACGAGGCCTATCTCAAATACTTCCCCCTCACCAAGGCCAAGGCCAGAGCCATCCTCTCTGGGAAGACCGGAGATAATGCG CCTTTTGTCATCCATGACATGAAGTCTCTAATGGAAGGAGAGCAGTTTATTAATTGCAGGCAGATACCCACCCAGgaccaccagcagcagataTCTGACCAAACAGCCGGACATGGAG GTCTCACAGGAGCTCACCTGGGGCCAGAGTTCAGTGTTTCGGAGGCTGCGGAGCTGCGCTTCTTCCAAAGCTGTCAATCACGTTCAGCCGAAGCAGTGAGAGAAGTGACAGAGTTCGCCAAGAGTATCCCAGGATTCATCGATCTGGATCTCAACGATCAG GTCACTTTGCTGAAGTACGGTGTGATCGAGATCTTAATCATCATGGCGGCGCCTCTGATGAACAAAGACGGGACCCTCATCTCCTACGGACAGATCTTCATGACGCGGGAGTTCCTCAAGAGTCTCAGGAAACCCTTCTGTCAAATGATGGAACCAAAGTTTGAGTTCTCAGTCAAGTTCAACACGCTGGAGCTGGACGACAGCGACATGGCACTGTTTCTGGCTGTTATTATCCTCAGCGGCG ACCGTCCAGGCCTGCTGAACGTGAAGCCCAtcgagcagctgcaggagacagTGCTCCATtcgctggagctgcagctgaagctaaaCCACCCGGACTCTCTGCACCTGTTTGCCAAGCTGCTCCAGAAAATGACTGACCTGCGTCAGCTCGTCGCCAACCACGTCCacttcatccagctgctgaagaagaCGGAGGTGGACATGTGCTTCCACCCACTGCTGCAGGAGATCATGAAGGACTTGTATTAG
- the pparg gene encoding peroxisome proliferator-activated receptor gamma isoform X1 has protein sequence MQTPGRDFNLSDHNFSEDMVDTQQLLAWPVGFSLNAVDLSELDDSSHSLDMKHLSTLDYASISSSTIQSSLSPSLVSCISPGGVTYDPSPPQSEEHLTNMDYTNMHSYRTELDTHNSIKLEPGSPPQFSDSPVFSKIQDDTPAAALNIECRVCGDKASGFHYGVHACEGCKGFFRRTIRLKLVYDHCDLHCRIHKKSRNKCQYCRFQKCLNVGMSHNAIRFGRMPQAEKEKLLAEFSSDIEHMHPEAGDLRALSRHLYEAYLKYFPLTKAKARAILSGKTGDNAPFVIHDMKSLMEGEQFINCRQIPTQDHQQQISDQTAGHGGLTGAHLGPEFSVSEAAELRFFQSCQSRSAEAVREVTEFAKSIPGFIDLDLNDQVTLLKYGVIEILIIMAAPLMNKDGTLISYGQIFMTREFLKSLRKPFCQMMEPKFEFSVKFNTLELDDSDMALFLAVIILSGDRPGLLNVKPIEQLQETVLHSLELQLKLNHPDSLHLFAKLLQKMTDLRQLVANHVHFIQLLKKTEVDMCFHPLLQEIMKDLY, from the exons ATGCAAACACCAGGCAGAGATTTTAACCTAAGTGATCACAACTTCTCAG AAGACATGGTGGACACCCAGCAGCTCCTAGCCTGGCCTGTCGGTTTCAGTCTGAACGCTGTGGACCTGTCAGAGCTGGACGACAGCTCCCACTCCCTCGACATGAAACATTTGTCCACGTTAGACTAcgcctccatctcctcctccacaatcCAgtcctccctgtctccctcgCTGGTATCCTGCATCTCTCCTGGAGGTGTGACCTATGACCCCAGTCCTCCGCAGAGCGAAGAACACCTGACCAACATGGactacacaaacatgcacagctacaggacagagctggacacacaca ACTCGATCAAGCTGGAGCCGGGGTCGCCTCCACAGTTCTCTGACAGTCCAGTGTTCTCCAAGATCCAGGACGATACGCCGGCGGCAGCGCTAAACATCGAGTGTCGCGTGTGTGGAGACAAAGCCTCTGGGTTTCACTATGGCGTCCATGCCTGCGAGGGCTGTAAG GGTTTCTTCAGACGCACTATCAGGTTAAAGTTGGTGTACGATCACTGTGATCTTCACTGTCGCATTCACAAGAAGTCCCGCAACAAATGCCAATACTGTCGCTTCCAGAAGTGCCTCAATGTCGGCATGTCACACAACG CCATTCGTTTTGGCCGGATGCCTcaggcagagaaggagaaactGCTGGCTGAGTTCTCGTCTGACATCGAGCACATGCACCCTGAGGCAGGAGATCTGAGGGCTCTGTCCCGGCATCTGTACGAGGCCTATCTCAAATACTTCCCCCTCACCAAGGCCAAGGCCAGAGCCATCCTCTCTGGGAAGACCGGAGATAATGCG CCTTTTGTCATCCATGACATGAAGTCTCTAATGGAAGGAGAGCAGTTTATTAATTGCAGGCAGATACCCACCCAGgaccaccagcagcagataTCTGACCAAACAGCCGGACATGGAG GTCTCACAGGAGCTCACCTGGGGCCAGAGTTCAGTGTTTCGGAGGCTGCGGAGCTGCGCTTCTTCCAAAGCTGTCAATCACGTTCAGCCGAAGCAGTGAGAGAAGTGACAGAGTTCGCCAAGAGTATCCCAGGATTCATCGATCTGGATCTCAACGATCAG GTCACTTTGCTGAAGTACGGTGTGATCGAGATCTTAATCATCATGGCGGCGCCTCTGATGAACAAAGACGGGACCCTCATCTCCTACGGACAGATCTTCATGACGCGGGAGTTCCTCAAGAGTCTCAGGAAACCCTTCTGTCAAATGATGGAACCAAAGTTTGAGTTCTCAGTCAAGTTCAACACGCTGGAGCTGGACGACAGCGACATGGCACTGTTTCTGGCTGTTATTATCCTCAGCGGCG ACCGTCCAGGCCTGCTGAACGTGAAGCCCAtcgagcagctgcaggagacagTGCTCCATtcgctggagctgcagctgaagctaaaCCACCCGGACTCTCTGCACCTGTTTGCCAAGCTGCTCCAGAAAATGACTGACCTGCGTCAGCTCGTCGCCAACCACGTCCacttcatccagctgctgaagaagaCGGAGGTGGACATGTGCTTCCACCCACTGCTGCAGGAGATCATGAAGGACTTGTATTAG